The following is a genomic window from Spirosoma foliorum.
ATTAGTGTATGAAGAGGGACATGTTGCTGTAAAAAGTTTTGAAGAATACGAAGCCTATTTTACGGTTAGGAGTGTTTCGGGAAAAAGCGAATATGAGGTTAACATTTACAATCTGGATGATCCAACTGAAGTCTGGGGAGATTGTACCTGTCCTTATTCGGATGAGGGCGTCTGTAAGCACGTACTAGCCGCGTGTTACACCCTCGAAGTGTCGTTAAGAATAGGGTCTCCTATTCATCGAGGACGAAAATCGCCGGATGAATTAGTACAAAAAAAGATCATAAACATCAACAAAGTATCGAAACCAGTAGCAGTCCCACCCAAACCCGTTGTACCCACATGGGTGGCCAGCGATACGACCCTAAATCTGAAAAATCTGGGAGAAAATCAGATTCGCCCTAAAGTGGCAGATAATTTCTGGAGTAATCGGCGACATTACCAGAACGTCCGGTCGATAGAACAGGGTAAAGGCTACGAAACGTTTGAGCTATCTCTGAAAAAATACGGTACCTATCGCATTCGTATCAGCCGTGTTCAGAAAGGCACATATCATCTGTCGTGTTCATGTAATCAAACCCTTAAGCATCCGATTTGTGAACACCAGATGGGCGTACTGCTCTGGATGGCGAACCTGCGAGGTATACAGGCGCTCGAATTGTTAAGAGACTGGACTACTGAGAAAAACGCCTTACTGGTCGACTATGGCTACTCGATGCAGGATTCACTCACCCATAAATTTGAGTTTAAAATTGATCCATCGGGCGATAACCTGGAATTGATTCTACTCGACAAAAGTATCCAGCGCATCAGCGGTAATAACTGGGATAGCTTATTCAAAAGCACACTACCCAGTCTTACCGAACAACCAATAGTGCCGATTACAACCTTTGTTGAGCCTTCCGTTTACGTTTATTTGCTCGAAAAATTTACCCGCCAGACGCCCCCGTTTTTTGAGTTAACCCTTTGCCAGGGCAAACTCAATACGAAAACCGGAAAACTGACGCAGGTAGCTCGCATGAGTCCTTACGACCGTGAGCGCCCCACCACCGATGCCATTGATCTGGAAATCATGAATCTGGGTCGGATGCTCACCACTAACTACCTTAACGAATGGCTAACGGGACAGGGGTTTAAACTGGGCAAAAATTACTGGAACATTAATTATAGCAACGAAGCTCGTGAAGCTCTGTTGCAATGGTCGCTTAAATTACTAGATCGGTTGCTACCGTTATTGGCCAGTCGGCCAGTGCGGATACTCAAAGGAGAAGGCTATTCAGTAGGCTCAGTAGTAACTGTAGATGAACGTCCGCTGACACTCCGGTTTCAATTAAGTCGTGCGGATGGTGAAACCCTTTTACAAGCCACCGTGCAACAAGGGAACGACGAGCCAATTCCGTTTAATCGCCTGACCGATACGGGTTCTGATGCGCTCGTCCTGGTTGATGGCGACCGCCTGTGTCGTTATCAATCACTCGATACGGCCAAAGCCGCCCGACAATTCATGGATATGGATGGTGCGCTACGCTTCCGATCCCTACGCGACGAACAGTTTTTCAATGGTTTCCTGATCCCATTGGCGAATCGATTTGCGGTCGATTTCGATCAGGCATCAGATATTACCAAAACGGATCTGGAATTTCGGGAAGGCCGGATTTACCTCAAAGAAGACGAAAATAACCTCCTTATTGTACCCGCCTTTGGCTATGCTACGGACGAAGAGCCAGACATTGAACTACCACGCGATTTTCGCCCAGCACGGGTCGTTGCGTATGATGGAGCAGTTCAGCTTCAGAAACGGGACCCTGATGCCGAAAACGAGTTTATGCGGTTTATTCAGCAGCAACACCCCGACTTCGCCCATCAATCCGATCAGTTTTTTTATTTACCTACACAGAAAGTGCTCGAAAATGGCTGGCTATTCCATTTCTACGAAGCCTTACGCCAGAATCAGACGCGGCTATTTGGCTTTAGCTCCCTCAAAAAATTTCGTTATAATCCGAATGCGGCTGCGTTCAACATTCGCAGTTCGTCGGGTATCGACTGGTTCGATTTAAAAGTCGAGATTTCGTTCGGCGATCAGGCCGTTGCCTTAGCCGATGTCCGCAAAGCCATTTTACGGCGGCAAAACTACGTTGAACTGGGGGATGGAACCATTGGAGTGCTACCCGACGAATGGATTGCCCAACACGCTCAACTGTTCCGGCTTGGGCAGATCGATGATAAAAAGGGAAACATTCGGCTCTCTAAGCGGCACTTCTCCATTCTGGAACATTACCGGGAACGTATCAGCGACCCTAAACTCTTGAAGGAACTTGATGACAAGAAAGAGAAATTGCTCAACTTCCAGAAAATCAAGAAGGTAAAGCTACCTAGTAACATACAGGCTACCCTTCGGCCATATCAGGAAGAGGGTTACCGATGTCTCCACTTTCTGGATGAGTTTGGTTGGGGTGGTTGTCTGGCCGATGACATGGGCCTCGGCAAAACACTACAGATGCTAACGTTTTTACAAGAGCAGAAAAATCGACGACCCGATGGCATTCACTTAGTAGTAGTCCCTAAAACACTCATATTCAACTGGCAAGCAGAAGCAACTCGATTTTGTTCTAAGCTGCGCCTGCTTATTCATACGGGAACAGGCCGGGTTAAAACATTCGATAAACTTGCGGATGTCGATATTGTATTAACCACCTATGGGGCTGTTCGTACCGACATTGAGTGGCTGCGGGAATTTAAGTTCGATTATGTCATTCTCGATGAAGCCCAGGCCATTAAAAATCCAGATTCTTTAATTGCCAAATCGGTCCGGTTGCTTCAGGCACGCAATCGACTGACCATGACTGGTACGCCGGTTGAAAACAACACCTTTGATTTGTACGCTCAATTCGATTTTCTGAATCCGGGTTTTCTGGGTAGCGCCGAATTGTTCAGAACCGAATACGCTAACCCAATCGACAAGCATCAGGACAAAGCACGGGCAGCTGAACTACGGCAGTTGATTTACCCATTCATGCTCAAGCGTACCAAGGAAGAAGTGGCGAAGGACTTACCTGAAAAAACCGAAATTGTGCTCTATTGCGAAATGGACAAACAGCAACGTCGGGTTTACGAAGCGTATCGAGATCGCTACCGAGACCTGATTGAAAAACGTGTGGCAGAGGTTGGCGCCGAGCAATCGGCATTTCTGATTCTGGAAGGGCTGCTGAAGCTCCGGCAAATCTGCGACTCGCCCGCCTTACTTAATGATGAGGAAGATTACGGCAATGAATCGGCCAAATTAGACGAACTGGTACGCGAAATCGGGCAGAATGCATCCAATCATAAAATCGTCATTTTTAGTCAATTTCTGGGTATGCTCGACCAAATCAGGCAGAAACTGGAACGCGACCGGGTCCCCTACGAATACCTCGATGGGCAAACGAACGATCGGGCTAGTCGGGTGCAAAACTTCCAGGCTAACGATGAATGTCGGGTATTTCTGATGAGTTTAAAAGCAGGAGGTGTGGGCCTTAACTTAACAGAAGCCGATTACGTGTATCTTGTTGACCCCTGGTGGAACCCCGCTGTTGAGCAGCAAGCCATCGACCGTGTACACCGCATTGGCCAAACCAAGCGCGTATTTGCCTACCGCATGATCTGCAAAGACACGGTCGAAGAAAAGATTCTACTCCTTCAGGATCGCAAACGCGCCCTCGCCAGTGACCTTATCTCAACCGAAACAGGCTTCCTAAAAAAACTAAGCCCGAAGGATATTTTGGGGTTGTTTAGTTGATCGTGGCATGATCGAATAGGCAATATACAGACAAGCCCGGCCGCTTTCCAGCAACCGGGCTTTTCATCTCCCCTCTCCCGTTTGGGAGAAGGACAGGGATGAGGGGAATTATATATTAATGGCCCGTTTATCCGTAGCATCCAGACAGGCTTCTTTGAACGCTTCGGTATAGGTTGGGTGAGCGTGCGACATGCGCGAAACATCCTCGGCCGATGCCCGGAACTCCATCGCAACCACGGCCTCAGCAATCATATCGGCAGCGCGCGCACCAATCATATGAACGCCCAGAATCTCGTCGGTTTCTTTGTGCGCTAACACCTTTACAAGTCCATCGATATCCATACTCGCCCGCGCCCGGCCAAGTGCCTTGAATGGGAAAGAACCGACCTTGTAAGGAATTCCTTCTTGTTTTACTTCCTCTTCTGTGTAGCCTACTGCTGCCACTTCTGGCCAGGTATACACAACACCCGGAATCAGGCGATAATGAACATGGGGCTTTTGGCCCACAATGGTTTCGGCGATGAACGTACCTTCTTCTTCGGCTTT
Proteins encoded in this region:
- a CDS encoding DEAD/DEAH box helicase, which translates into the protein MDSNLVIRCLLALRQLALPTVVKQAQLVYEEGHVAVKSFEEYEAYFTVRSVSGKSEYEVNIYNLDDPTEVWGDCTCPYSDEGVCKHVLAACYTLEVSLRIGSPIHRGRKSPDELVQKKIININKVSKPVAVPPKPVVPTWVASDTTLNLKNLGENQIRPKVADNFWSNRRHYQNVRSIEQGKGYETFELSLKKYGTYRIRISRVQKGTYHLSCSCNQTLKHPICEHQMGVLLWMANLRGIQALELLRDWTTEKNALLVDYGYSMQDSLTHKFEFKIDPSGDNLELILLDKSIQRISGNNWDSLFKSTLPSLTEQPIVPITTFVEPSVYVYLLEKFTRQTPPFFELTLCQGKLNTKTGKLTQVARMSPYDRERPTTDAIDLEIMNLGRMLTTNYLNEWLTGQGFKLGKNYWNINYSNEAREALLQWSLKLLDRLLPLLASRPVRILKGEGYSVGSVVTVDERPLTLRFQLSRADGETLLQATVQQGNDEPIPFNRLTDTGSDALVLVDGDRLCRYQSLDTAKAARQFMDMDGALRFRSLRDEQFFNGFLIPLANRFAVDFDQASDITKTDLEFREGRIYLKEDENNLLIVPAFGYATDEEPDIELPRDFRPARVVAYDGAVQLQKRDPDAENEFMRFIQQQHPDFAHQSDQFFYLPTQKVLENGWLFHFYEALRQNQTRLFGFSSLKKFRYNPNAAAFNIRSSSGIDWFDLKVEISFGDQAVALADVRKAILRRQNYVELGDGTIGVLPDEWIAQHAQLFRLGQIDDKKGNIRLSKRHFSILEHYRERISDPKLLKELDDKKEKLLNFQKIKKVKLPSNIQATLRPYQEEGYRCLHFLDEFGWGGCLADDMGLGKTLQMLTFLQEQKNRRPDGIHLVVVPKTLIFNWQAEATRFCSKLRLLIHTGTGRVKTFDKLADVDIVLTTYGAVRTDIEWLREFKFDYVILDEAQAIKNPDSLIAKSVRLLQARNRLTMTGTPVENNTFDLYAQFDFLNPGFLGSAELFRTEYANPIDKHQDKARAAELRQLIYPFMLKRTKEEVAKDLPEKTEIVLYCEMDKQQRRVYEAYRDRYRDLIEKRVAEVGAEQSAFLILEGLLKLRQICDSPALLNDEEDYGNESAKLDELVREIGQNASNHKIVIFSQFLGMLDQIRQKLERDRVPYEYLDGQTNDRASRVQNFQANDECRVFLMSLKAGGVGLNLTEADYVYLVDPWWNPAVEQQAIDRVHRIGQTKRVFAYRMICKDTVEEKILLLQDRKRALASDLISTETGFLKKLSPKDILGLFS